A genomic region of Bernardetia sp. ABR2-2B contains the following coding sequences:
- a CDS encoding two-component regulator propeller domain-containing protein, with the protein MMRCFFSITLFFLVHFAFSQQLPNSKTLEVEAFNIQNGLSQSTVNDVLEDRDGFVWIATDDGLNRYDGQKFTIYKHIRSDSTTIPDNEIRRLYEDTTGKIWIGTVNGLCVYDKNTNQFKTYRSDDKNQNTLVHNYITAIREDKNQECIWVGTTKGLSKLDIKNETFTNYFAQEKDSLLLADNEITSLLIDNQNQLWIGTVKGINVWNTNRKPKELYYSTMTVENTSKVFGRRITDIYQDKKNRVWIGTYSCINLYQPSENNFQHFLLPNDEAYSVYKINETQEGEIWATSDDLLYSIFPQSDAVISYYTSVSEIGLVQALYPSKNGTIWIGTRDAGLLKHNPLASRFQLYKAEKNNKNSLADKNIWTVLKDNKGIVWVGTDKAVSRIDRSRDTTSTNQISYYNILKGNKETDYPEQGAYSIAQTKSGELWFVVASIITKMSSFSEEKGAEFISLLPNENDSSSIQTTLLYILQDSKNTIWLASFEGIYQLIPTPITNENKLGYTAKVYLEDTEIWHIYEDAENTLWLSTNKGVVKVVKNIENQPTDFVFYTSDIKDTTSISSNTVHSMTEDSKGNLWIGTTNGLNKMNKETETFEHWGERNELANYAIYGILADEEDNLWFSTNRGLFKFLNDKNSQDIPDDRRIIVYDTRDGLQSLEFNTGAFYKAADGEMFFGGIEGLNSFYPKNIKANTESRKVILTKLKVFGEAIKVNQEKEERVLLPKALNNLEKLKLTYEDKIITLEFVSPNFNKPEYDTYLYKLEGFDKEWNKTKSIRQATYTNLPAGNYTFRVKVINSDNIEGEEKTLKISVSPPFWRSWWFISLCGLIVLGASVGFYRHRIKTIELRSKQLENLVNQRTSQLKEKNEEVNQQNEEILQQNERLEEQQKLVQTAYKNVNLLSDVGKQITSHLSVEMIIEMVYESINELLDASVFSIGIHNKEENRLDFINAKEKGETLPFHHTSLSEDNLPSYCFNENAEFKVDDLELEYNNYIPNHEIEIIEGEIPESLIYVPIIYKEDTIGVLTVQSFEKRSYNKNHLHIIRNVAVYAAIALVNAKSYQQIAEQSKAINAQNKNITSSINYASRIQRAMLPPINEIKNSFDEAFVLWLPRDVVSGDFYWFTHMKGKTFIAAVDCTGHGVPGACMSMIGSDMLNHVVLGKKVTDPALILSYLHGQVSLTLRQSETQNQDGMDMALCVYDHDTKTMAFAGAKNPMYYVQDEKLKQISGAKSPIGGRWNRNENDRVYETHTLQIDQPTTFFLCTDGYQDQFGGKKGRKLMKKKMKKLFVEIADLEDTKQKEKLENYFLDWKKEEDQVDDVLVLGFKIG; encoded by the coding sequence CAGTTAATGGGCTGTGTGTATATGACAAAAACACCAATCAGTTCAAGACCTATCGTAGTGATGATAAAAACCAAAATACCCTTGTTCATAATTACATCACGGCTATCAGAGAAGATAAAAATCAAGAATGTATTTGGGTGGGAACTACAAAAGGATTAAGTAAGCTAGATATAAAAAACGAAACCTTCACAAACTACTTTGCTCAAGAAAAAGATAGTTTGCTTTTAGCAGATAATGAAATCACGAGTTTACTTATCGATAATCAGAATCAGCTTTGGATAGGAACAGTAAAAGGTATAAATGTTTGGAACACTAATAGAAAACCCAAGGAATTATACTACTCTACTATGACAGTAGAAAATACTTCAAAGGTTTTTGGACGTAGAATTACTGATATTTATCAAGATAAAAAAAATAGAGTTTGGATAGGCACATATAGTTGTATAAATCTTTACCAGCCCTCTGAAAATAATTTTCAACATTTTTTGTTACCTAATGATGAAGCTTATTCAGTTTATAAAATAAACGAAACTCAAGAGGGAGAAATATGGGCTACTTCCGATGATTTACTTTACAGTATTTTTCCTCAATCTGATGCTGTCATTTCTTATTATACTTCAGTTTCTGAAATAGGATTGGTACAGGCTCTATACCCTTCTAAAAATGGAACAATTTGGATAGGAACTAGAGATGCAGGGCTTCTAAAACACAATCCATTAGCAAGTCGTTTTCAATTATATAAAGCTGAAAAAAATAATAAAAACTCTTTAGCAGATAAAAATATATGGACTGTCTTGAAAGATAATAAAGGTATTGTTTGGGTGGGAACAGATAAAGCCGTTTCTAGGATAGATAGGAGTAGAGATACAACTTCGACTAACCAAATTTCTTACTATAATATCTTAAAAGGGAATAAAGAAACAGACTACCCAGAACAGGGAGCTTATTCGATTGCTCAAACCAAAAGTGGAGAGCTTTGGTTTGTTGTGGCTTCTATCATTACAAAAATGAGTAGCTTTTCAGAAGAAAAAGGGGCTGAATTTATCTCTCTTCTACCCAATGAAAATGATTCTTCCTCTATACAAACTACATTGTTATATATTCTACAAGATTCCAAAAACACCATTTGGTTAGCCAGTTTCGAAGGAATTTATCAGCTTATACCTACTCCTATCACAAACGAAAATAAATTAGGTTATACTGCAAAAGTATATTTAGAAGATACTGAAATTTGGCATATTTATGAAGATGCTGAAAATACACTTTGGCTCAGTACCAATAAAGGAGTTGTTAAAGTAGTAAAAAACATAGAAAATCAACCTACAGATTTTGTTTTTTATACTTCTGATATAAAAGATACTACCTCTATCAGTAGCAATACAGTTCATTCTATGACAGAAGACTCAAAAGGAAATTTATGGATAGGCACAACCAATGGTCTTAATAAAATGAATAAAGAAACCGAAACTTTTGAGCATTGGGGGGAGAGAAATGAACTAGCCAATTATGCAATTTATGGAATTTTGGCAGATGAAGAGGACAACCTTTGGTTTAGTACAAATAGAGGTCTTTTCAAATTTCTAAATGACAAAAACAGCCAAGATATTCCTGACGACAGACGAATAATTGTCTATGATACTAGAGATGGGTTACAAAGTTTGGAGTTTAATACAGGAGCATTTTATAAAGCAGCAGATGGAGAAATGTTTTTTGGAGGTATAGAAGGACTAAACTCTTTTTACCCTAAGAATATTAAAGCCAATACAGAAAGCCGTAAAGTAATCTTGACAAAACTTAAAGTTTTTGGAGAAGCAATAAAAGTAAATCAAGAAAAAGAAGAAAGGGTACTATTGCCAAAAGCACTCAACAACCTTGAAAAGCTCAAACTTACTTACGAAGATAAAATAATTACTCTAGAGTTTGTCTCTCCCAACTTCAATAAACCTGAATATGATACTTATCTCTACAAACTAGAAGGTTTTGATAAGGAATGGAACAAAACCAAATCTATCAGACAAGCTACTTATACCAATTTGCCAGCAGGAAATTATACATTCAGAGTAAAAGTAATCAATAGTGATAATATTGAGGGGGAAGAAAAAACATTGAAAATAAGTGTGTCGCCTCCTTTTTGGAGAAGTTGGTGGTTTATTTCACTTTGTGGGCTGATTGTACTAGGAGCTTCAGTAGGTTTTTATAGACACAGAATCAAGACAATAGAGCTACGGAGTAAACAATTGGAAAATTTAGTAAACCAAAGAACTTCACAGCTAAAGGAAAAAAATGAAGAAGTAAACCAACAAAATGAAGAAATTTTACAACAAAACGAACGCTTAGAAGAACAACAGAAGTTAGTACAAACAGCTTACAAAAATGTAAACCTTTTGAGTGATGTAGGAAAGCAAATTACCTCTCATTTGTCTGTAGAAATGATTATTGAAATGGTTTATGAATCTATAAACGAACTCTTAGATGCCTCTGTTTTTAGTATTGGTATTCACAATAAAGAAGAAAATAGACTTGATTTTATTAATGCAAAAGAAAAAGGAGAAACATTACCTTTTCATCATACATCTTTAAGTGAGGATAATTTACCTTCTTATTGTTTCAATGAAAATGCTGAGTTTAAGGTTGATGATTTGGAGTTAGAATACAATAATTACATTCCAAATCACGAAATAGAAATCATAGAAGGCGAAATACCAGAATCGCTTATTTATGTACCCATTATTTATAAAGAAGATACAATAGGTGTTCTGACAGTTCAAAGTTTTGAGAAACGTAGTTATAATAAAAATCATCTACATATTATCCGAAATGTCGCTGTTTATGCAGCAATTGCGCTCGTAAATGCAAAATCATATCAACAGATTGCAGAGCAGAGTAAGGCAATCAATGCTCAGAACAAAAATATTACATCAAGTATAAATTATGCAAGTCGTATTCAACGTGCGATGTTACCACCCATAAACGAAATCAAAAACTCTTTTGATGAAGCCTTTGTTCTTTGGCTTCCTCGTGATGTTGTGAGTGGAGATTTTTATTGGTTCACACACATGAAAGGTAAGACATTTATTGCTGCTGTGGATTGTACAGGACATGGCGTTCCAGGGGCGTGTATGTCTATGATTGGAAGTGATATGCTTAACCATGTCGTTCTTGGAAAGAAAGTAACTGACCCTGCGCTTATTTTATCTTATCTTCATGGGCAAGTTTCATTGACTTTACGCCAATCAGAAACGCAAAATCAAGACGGAATGGATATGGCACTCTGTGTCTATGACCACGATACCAAAACAATGGCATTTGCAGGAGCAAAAAACCCAATGTATTATGTTCAAGATGAGAAACTAAAGCAAATATCAGGTGCAAAATCTCCTATTGGAGGAAGGTGGAATAGAAATGAAAATGATAGGGTTTACGAAACACATACACTACAAATAGACCAACCTACTACTTTTTTCTTATGTACAGATGGCTACCAAGACCAATTTGGAGGAAAAAAAGGCAGAAAACTTATGAAGAAAAAAATGAAAAAACTCTTCGTAGAAATAGCTGATTTGGAAGACACAAAACAAAAAGAAAAACTAGAAAACTATTTTCTTGACTGGAAAAAAGAAGAAGACCAAGTGGATGATGTACTTGTTTTGGGCTTTAAAATAGGATAA